The DNA segment AAAAGAGATGGAAAGAATCGCTTTTTCTTCTCGCGGTTTTGGGTACCGTAGCCTCGTTCATTCTTAACTTCTCAAGATTCTCTGGTACGGGTTCCGCGTTTTCCGGCGCGATTGTAATAGATTCCTTTTCCGCCTATTTTAACTCCATTTTTCTGCTGGCAGCCCTTGCGACAATTCTCTTTTCAAAAGATCACTTAAAGAGCCGAACGCAATGGCTTGAGGAGTTCTACGCCCTCGTCCTGTTCTGCACGAGCGGGATGATGGTTCTCGCCTCATCGGTTGAACTCATGACGCTTTTCGTGGGATTCGAAATCATGTCAATAGCCATCTACATACTTTCGGGGTTCAAAAGCAGGTCTCTTGACTCAACGGAATCGGGCGTAAAGTATCTTATCCTGGGAGGATTTTCTTCTGCCGTACTGCTTTTCGGGATCGCCCTTCTCTACGGGGCTACAGGCTCCACTTTTCTGGACGAAATTCTGAGGGGTTCCGCAAACCTGCCGATGTATATCTGCGGAGCCGTTTTCGTGGCAGCAGGAGTTATTTTCAAGATAGGAGCAGTACCGCTTCATCAGTGGGTACCCGATATCTACGACGGCGCTCCCCTCACCGTTACGGGGTACATGTCCGTGGCGGTAAAAGCGGCGGCTTTCGTGCTGCTGCTGAGAATATTCCTTGACTTCGGTCCGGCGTTTGAGAACTACTTGACAGCCGCGATACAGATCGCAGCGGTGCTGACAATGGTAGTGGGGAACATAGCAGCCATATACCAGAAGAGCATAAAAAGGATGCTAGCCTACTCAAGCGTGGCACACGCCGGATACGCCCTTGTTGGAGTGGCAGCCGTTCTCTCGGACGCTTCGGTCGGAAGCGGAAGCGTTCTTTATTATCTGTTTGCCTATACTTTCATGAACCTCGGGGCTTTCGGAATTCTCGCCTACGCAAGCAGGGAGGAGAACGACTGCGACACCTTCGAGAGAATATCGGGACTATGGAGCAGAAAACCGGCTACATCGCTCGCGCTTGGAGTATTCATGTTCTCGCTTGCGGGAATTCCGCCGACTATAGGATTTTTCGGAAAATACAGGGTGTTTTTAGCTGCGGTTGACGCTAATCTGACGCCACTTGCAGTTATAGGAATAATAACAAGCGTAATCTCCGCATACTACTACCTTAAGGTGCTTGTCTACGCGTTTATGAGGGAGGACAGTTACGGAGCAAGCGCAAACAAGCCGCTTTCTGGAGCCACAATCGCCGTGCTTACCGCAGCCACGGTTTTTTTCGGTATATTTCCTTTGTTGTCATGGGATCTGGCGGCCCAGGCCTCAAACACGCTTCTCGCGGTAATCGCCTTCTAGGTGGCGGGAATCTTCCCTTTCGCCCGGGTGCGGAGGGTTTTTATTTCAGAATTTAAGAAATGCAGAAAGGCAAAAACTCTCAAGGCGTATTCGTAGACGTGATGGCGGTCTTTTTCTTCGCCCTCGGTGTATTCACCTTCGTAAGTCTTCTGGTCTTCAGCAACCTGCTTGAAATCGACGTAAAAGGCGCAATGGGGAACGCGGGACTTTACGTGTCGGGATCTCTTGGAAGTTCCTTCGGCACGCTTTCCTTCGTATTTCCCGTGCTGATGTTCTATGCGTCATACGTGATTCTGAGGAAACAGCCCGCCGGGAAGATATACTGGAAGCTCTTCTCCACCATTATCTTCCTTCTCTCCTCGACCACCCTTCTCGGGCTCGTTTACGGAAAAAGTTCCCTTCTTGGCTACTCGCCGGCCGGGGGATGGTTGGGTCTTGTGATCTCCCGGGAATTCGCGCAGAACATCTTGGGGACTTTTGGAACATACATTATCGCCATAATCATCATATTCCTCTCCGTGATAATAACAACGGAGACCAAGATCGCCAGCATAGTGAAAATCATCCGCCTGCTCTTCTCAGGCGTTCTAAAAGGAGTTTTTGCACCGATCGGCGCGCTAAGACGCATCGCCACACGAAGGGGCACCCGAGAAAAAAAGAAGCAAGGCGCACCGAAGGCAACCCCTAGCGCGGCAAAAGCCCCTCCCGTAGCACAGAAGCAGGAACCCGACGGAAAAACCGACGCAGAACCGCAGATAGTGTTCACTCCTCCCACCCCAGATAACAAAACCGAGCCGGCACCCACCGTACCCGAGAACAGATGGCTTGACTTCTCTCTCCCCGCAATTGATCTGCTTGACCCGAAAATCGATACATCAGTAGAGATAGACAAGGAAGCCATGTACCACAAAGCCACCTTGATCGAGGAGAAACTTGCGGACTTCGGAGTAACCGGAAAGGTCATGGAAATACGTCCCGGCCCGGTCATCACGATGTTCGAATACAAGCCCGCCCCTGGAATAAAAATAAACAGAATATCATCCCTCGAAGGCGATCTTGCAATGGGTCTTAAGGCTCTCAGCATAAGAATAATAGCTCCCATACCGGGAAAAGACGTGGTGGGAATAGAGGTGCCGAACGAAAGCAGGGAAATCGTGGTGCTGAGGGAACTTTTCGAAAGCAGTTCATTCATGGCGCAAAAATCAATGCTTACAATCGCCCTCGGGAAAGACATATCCGGAAAACCGCGCTATATGGATCTTCAGACCGCCCCGCACCTCATGATCGCCGGAACAACCGGCTCGGGGAAAAGCGTGCTTCTAAACGCCGCGATCACAAGCCTGCTCTACAGGGCCACCCCCTATGAACTCAAGCTCATAATGATAGACCCGAAGATGCTTGAACTCTCGATATACGAAGATATTCCCCACCTGCTACACCCTGTGGTCACCGAATCGAAAAAAGCCGTGGCCGCCCTCAGGTGGCTGGTTTCGGAAATGGATTCCAGATACAGCATGCTCTCCGAAGAAGGTGTAAGAGACATAGACAGCTACAACAAGAAGCTTGAGACACTTGAGATCGAGGAAAAACAGCTCAGGTGGCTTCCTTACATAGTGGTTATCATAGATGAGCTTGCCGACCTGATGATGGTTTCCCCGACAGACGTCAAGGATTCGATAATAAGGCTTGCGCAGAAGGCCAGGGCGGCGGGAATCCATATAATAGTCTCCACCCAACGTCCCTCGGCGGACGTGGTGGCCGGACTCATAAAGGCTAACTTCCCGGCACGCATATCCTTCCTCGTGTCCTCAAAAGTGGATTCGAGGATCATTCTCGACACCGGGGGAGCGGAGACCCTGCTCGGAAAGGGCGACATGCTTTTTCTCACATCCGGGGGAGCCAACCTACTAAGACTTCAGGGCGCCCTGATATCCGATGACGAAAGAAAACGGGTAACGGATTTTCTGAGGTCCCAGGCAAACCCGGTCTACATAGAAGAAATAACCAAAGACGACTCAGATGATGAAAGCTCGGGGGTTAGCGAAGACGAGAAAGACGAACTTTACGAAACCGCCTTGGGAATCATAGCGGAAACCGGGCAGGCATCCATCTCGATGATCCAGAGAAGGTTAAAGATAGGGTATAACCGCGCGGCAAGGATCGTTGAAGTGATGGAAAAAGAAGGCCTTATAGGCCCCCAAGGGGCGGCCGGGAAGCCAAGAGAAGTCTATGTAGACATGATTAAGGCGGACAGGGGAAGTTCGGATTGAAGAAAATCCCGCTTGCGGCGGCACTTCTCGCCGTATCCATTCTCTTTATCACCCACCCGGCGAGGACCCAAGACCCGACCACTGTTGTAAGCAACATCCAGAAAAAATACGCATCGATAAACGACCTTAAATCGCCTTTCACGCAGGAAACCCGGATAAAAGACCTCGAGGAGAAAATCTCATCCTCGGGAAAAGTATGGTTCAAGAAACCGGCGATGATGAAATGGCAGTACGAAGAACCGTGGAAAGATACGATAGTCTCTGACGGAAAAAAGGTCTGGTATTTTGACAGCCAGGAAAACCAGGTTGCCGAAACGGAATTTGACAGCGTTTGGACAGGCTCCTTCGGCTCCTATACAGTCATTTCTATACTGGAGGACCTTGACCGTCTTTTCGATGTCCGCCTAGGCGCCGGAAGCACGGATGAACAGGGAAACATCCTTCTTGACTTGAAACAGAAAGACCAGGAGCAGTCAAAGCAGGTAACGATAGCAGTCGATCCCAAGACCTATGCGCTGAGAAAAATCATAATCGGCGATGTTTTCGGAAACACGACCATTATAGAACTGGGTACGGCAGAAGTTAACCTCGGCATTCCCGATTCGTTTTTTACGTTTAAAAAACCGGCGGGAGCAGGGACAGTGACTTTTCCTTGAGGCCCGGCATTCATTTGATTGTGATAACCTCGCAGACAGGGGCAAAAAGCGTACAAATGCCAAACTGCCTGTCCGGTTTGTTGAAAACCCGCAAATCTTAAATAAAATGCCACCTGGATTTAGCGCGAGATAGTCGTGGCACGGGCAAAGAAGAGCTTTGTTCCCTGGCCTTCCCTATGCTAAACTTTTCTGAAAGAGAATTATCAAAGTCAGTGGTGAACTTCATAGTTCAAGTGGTGAGTTGAAAACCGTTTTGTAAAACAGAAACGGTTCAGATTGAGGGAACACAGGTAGAACCATCAGTTCATAATCTTGGGAGGGAGATTTCGATGACAAAGTCAAACAAGTCTTGCGATTCTTCTGGGGAATCGCTGCCCAACTCTGAAACTCAGAAACAGGAAAAATCTGGATTCGGTCCGCCGATAGCGATCGTGGGCATGGGGTGCCGGTTCCCCGGCGCATCGAGTATACCGGCCTTTTGGCGCCTGCTCGAATCCGGCCAGAATACGGTGACGGAGGGTGTCCCGGGTTCCGGCGTCGGGCGTATGGACGAGCTTTTCCCCGATGGACAGATTCCGAGCAATGCCTGTCGTTTCTGTGGCTATGTCGACGGAATCGAGCAGTTCGACGCGGGGTTCTTTCGCATTTCTCCGGTCGAGGCCCAGTTGCTGGATCCACAGCAGCGGATGATGCTGGAAACCACTTGGGAGGCTCTCGAGGATGCGGGCATGGATCCGGATCGGCTGAAGGGCAGCCGCACCGGGGTATATACCGGGATCAGCAACGACGAATACAGGATGCTGGTAGTGGAGTCAAGGAAACCTGCCGAGGCTGCTTCATGTCTTTATGCTCTGAGCGGCACGAACTTAAACGGTACCAGCGGTCGGGTCTCTTTCGTGCTGGGACTCATGGGACCGGCGAAGGCAGTGGACGCCGCGTGCGCGTCGTCCATGGTGTCGGTCCACGACGCGGTGGCGGACCTGCAGCAGGGCAAGGCGGATCTAGCCATTGCGGGCGGTGTGCAGGCCATCCTGAACAGTCGCATTTTCGAACTCCGTGCGGATGCGATGATGCTGTCTCCGGACGGGCAGTGCAAGACGTTCGACGCGTCCGCGAACGGTTACGTGCGCGGCGAAGGTTGTGGCGTCGTTATCCTGAAGCGGTTGAGCGAGGCCGAAGAGGATGGCGATCGGATCTGGGGGGTAATCCGAGGCTCGGCGGTGAACAACGGCGGGCCCGGCACCGGACTGACCGTACCACATACCCCTGCATTGGAACAGGTGATGGAAGCGGCACTGTCGCAGGCCGGAGTTACTGCTTCGGATGTGGATTACATCGAGGCACACGGGACTGGAACAGCTGTAGGCGACCCTATTGAGATCGAGGCCGTCTCCGCCGTGTACGGCAAAGGGCGCAAAGCCGACCGTCCTCTTTTGATCGGTTCCGTAAAGACCAATATCGGCCACCTCGAGTCGGCTGCCGGAATCGCCGGTCTGATCAAAGCAGTGCTGGTGATGCAGCGCGGCGTGATTCCGAAGCACCTGCATTTCCAGGTTCCCAACCCCGCCCTCGATTGGGACCGACTGCCTTTGAAAGTTACTTCGTCCATAATGGACCTGCCCGAGCGTGGCGGACGGCCGCGACTGGCAGGAGTAAACTCCTTCGGGATATCCGGGACGAACGCCCACATAGTGGTGGAAGAATACATCGCCCGGGGGACATCGCCCTACAGAAAGCATGAGCTTGCGGGCTCGGCCCAGGCGGTGACAGTCTCTTTGCCGGAGGCCGTGGAGAGTTTGTCGCCGCCGGAGCAGGAGTTAAAGAGGCGCGAGACCCGTTTGCTGCCGCTATCCGGCAAATCGGTGAGCGCGCTCCGCGAACTTGCGGAGCGTTACCTCTCATGGCTTGACGAGCGTCCGGAGGATATTGCTTCCCAAAGCGCCTCTGCGGAGCCGTTGCTCTCGGACATGGCGTGGACTGCAGGCGTAGGAAGGAGCCATTTCGATCACCGCGCGGGCGTGGTGTTCCGGGATGCCGGGTCGCTGCGGGAGGGGCTGAAAGCGCTGGGGGATTCGGGCGAGAGTCCAGGGCCGCAGACGCCGACGAAGGTGGCGTTCGCTTATACCGGGCAAGGAAGCCAGTGGGCCGGCATGGGAAAGGCGCTCTACGAACGTGAGCCGGTGGCGCGGGCGGTTCTCGACCGCTGCGAGGAGGCGTTTCGGGACGAAAGGGGCACCTCGCTGCTTGACGTGATGTTCGGGGGCGGCGAAGGGGATCTGGGCGATACGGCGTGGGAGCAGCCTGCCCTCTACGCTCTTGAGTGCGCGCTCACGGCCCTCTGGTCAAGCGTAGGGGTTCGTCCCAGCGTGGTGCTGGGGCACAGCGTCGGGGAACTGGCGGCCGCACAGGCGGCGGGAGTGTTCAGCCTGGAGGATGGAATGCGGTTTGCCGCGGCGCGAGGCACCCTGCTGTCGGAAACCGAACCGGGCGCGATGGCAGCGGTTTTTGCCACCCCGGCACGAGTGACGTCGACGGTCGAGGAGATAAACGAATCATCTGCCAGTGTCGGGCTGAGCATCTCGGCGGACAACGGCGGCCACCAAGTGGTGAGCGGCCCGGTTGCAGATATTGAAACCATCTCGAAGCGTTTCAAATCGGAAGGAGTCCGGGTAAGACGATTGAACACGACCCGCGCGTTCCACAGCGCCTTGGTGGAGCCAGCTCTGGACATGCTGGAAGCTTCCCTGGATAGTGCGGCGATCGAACCACCCTCCCTCACCGTGGTCAGCAACCTGACCGGCCAGACGGTGGAGCCCGGCCAAGCGCTGGACGGAGCCTACTGGAGGCAGCATGCCCGTGAGAAGGTGGCGTTTGCCAGCGGTGTCCGGACATTGGCGGAATTCGGGGTGGATTTGGTGCTGGAGATAGGACCGAGACCGATCCTGGCCTCGATGACAGTCTCGGCCTGGCCGGACTCGGCACAGACACCAGCGCCCACGGTGCTGTCGAGCCTGCGCCCGCCGTCTGGTGAATCTTCAGCGTCTGTGGATGACGCCGATTTCACGCGGGCGGTCGCGGAAGCGTATCAGGCGGGGCTCCCGATTCGTTTTGAAGGGCTCTTTGCGGGGGAGTCGCGCCGTCGCATCTCGTTGCCAAGCTATCCATTCCAACGCGAACGCCATTGGCTCGATTCGAAGAGAAAACAACGCTCGGGCGTCGGCCACCCCCTACTGGGGGTTCGGCACGAATCCGCCTCAGGCCAAGTCACATTCGAGACAGAAGTGTTCCAGTCGGATCCGGAGTGGTTGAGCGATCACCGGGTGTTCGGCCGGGTTATAGCTCCGGGCGCGCTCTACGGTGCCATGGCAGCATCGGCATCCCTTACGGAAGAGAGCGGAGCGGTGGTTGTGGAGGACATGCAGCTGCTCAACGCGCTGATTTTCCCGGAGGAGGGTTCCGAGGACGGTACCGGCGACGAGGGCCGGGAGGTGCAGGTTGTGCTTGATTCTTCCGAGCGGGCAAATTCGCGTCGCGTCCAGATATTCAGCAAGGGGAGCGGAGAGGACTGGACGGCACATGTGGAAGGCCACATATCGTCGGGCGCCCCGATTCCGGAAGCCGGTGGGCGCATCGATCTCGAAAGCCTCAAGGCCCCCCTGTCGCCGATAGACGTGGCAGCCTACTACCGCGCCCGGGCCGATACGGGGATCAATCTCGGCCCGTTCTTCCGCACGCTCGAGAATGCCTGGTCCGGGCCAGGCGAGGCGTTAGGCGAGATCTCTTTCCCTGAAGCTCTCGGCCGCAATGAGCTGGACGTTCATCCGCTCCTGCTGGACGGTTGCTTTCAGGTTGTGGCCGCAGCACGCAATCCAGGCGGGGTAGAAGAGGAAACCACCTATCTGCCATTTGGCTGGGAGCGACTGTGGCTGGCGGACCGGCTGCCGGATCGCTTGTTCTGTCACGTGCGCATGAGTGAGGTTTCCCAAGGGACGGAAGCGGAACAGGACGAGCCGCCTGAGGTCTGGAACGGAGAATTGAGAATCTACGACCCCAATGGAGTTCTGCTTGGCGGGCTGAACGGATACATGGTGAAACGCGCGACGCGGGCGGCGCTGCTCTCCGCAGGCGAAGGGGTGAATGAACTGCTGTATGAGGTTGTGTGGCGCGAAAAGGCTCTCACGCCCGGAATGCTGCCCGCAGATTTCCTCGCGTCTCAGGCAACGATTGTGGCGCGCTCGGGATTGCTCTCAGATTATTTAGCCGACGAAGGAGTCACGCCCAAAGACAGAAGCGCCCTCCTGACCGACCTGGAGCGGTGGTCCCGGTCCTGCGCGCTCGAGACCTTGGAGAAGCTGGGGTGGGAACGCGAGGTGGGCGTGGCCGTGGATTCAGAGGACCTGCGGCAGCGCTTGAACGTCGTGGAGGAGCATAAGAAGTTGTTCCGCCGAACGCTCGAGATGCTGGCCAAGTCCGGGGTGTTGGAGGAGGTGGACGGTGACTTCGTCGTGAGAATCGGACCCGGGGATCCCTTGCCGGATGAAATGCCTCCTGACACCGAGGAATTCGCTGCCCGAATGGCTGAACTGTATCCCCACGGCTTGACCGAGATCGGGCTTTTTCGACGCTCCGGCAACGCCCTGGCAGACGTGCTGCTGGGCCAAGCGGACCCGTTGACGGTCCTGTTCAGCAGCGGAGACCCGACCCCGGGCGATCTGTATCTAAAAGCTCCGGTGGCACGTGCGGCGAACCGGCTACTGCGAGAAACGGTTCAGACTCTTGTGGCGGGGCTGCCCGACGGCCGACACCTCAGGGTGATCGAAGTCGGGGCGGGCACAGGGTCGGCGACCGCGGCCATCCTGCCGGAACTCCCGGAAGGGCGGTTCGACTACATGTACACGGATATCTCGGCGGGCTTCTTTGCGGAAGCGGAGGCGCGTTTCGGAGGCGAGGAAGCGTCGATAGATTACCGCATGCTGGATATCGAGAAGGATCCGGTGGAGCAGGGATTCGACTCCCACGGTTATGACCTGGTGATTGCGTCCAATGTGCTGCACGCCACTCGATACCTAGACGAGACGCTTGGGCACTGCCGGCGGCTTCTCGCGCCATCAGGACAGATGGTCGCGCTCGAGAACCTGAGGGGTATGGGTTGGATGGACCTGACTTTCGGGCCGCTGGACGGCTGGTGGCGGTTTGCCGATGCCTACCGACCGCAGCACGCCCTGGTGGAACCTGCTGTGTGGCGTCGCGTACTCGCTGACGTGGGTTTCGAGGAAATAGAAGTGCTGGGGGTGAAAGAGTCCGACTCGACCGAGATGCCGGATAAGGGTGTGATCGTGGCGCGGGGTCCGGCTGAGGTGACCGAAAAACCGGGCGTCTGGGTTCTGGCGGCGGATAGCGCCGACGTGGCCGAGGAGCTGGCAGCAGGGTTGGCCGCGCGCAACCAGACAGTCGTGCTGGCGGACCATCAACCCCCGGAGAACGGGCATTCAGAAGTGGACGGGTCCGGCATTTTGCGGTCAACGGTGGAAATGGAGCGGCGCGAGTCGTGGCAATCGTTGCTGGAGAGCCTGCCAGGAGATACGCCTCTTAGCGGCGTCGTGCACCTCGTGGCGCTGGGCGGCCACGGCCCGAATGCGACAACCGAAGAGATGGCGGAGGACACGAGGCGAGCGGTGGCAAGCGCGCTGGCGTTGACGCAGGGGCTGCTTGACTCCGATGTGGCGCCCGAGAACGGAGTGTGGTTTCTTACGCGGGGCGCGCAGGTGCTGGAAAAGGAGCTTGGCGGGGAACTTGCCGGCGCGACGCTATGGGGTTTCGGGAAGGGCGTGTCCCGTGAAGCGGCGCATCTGAAGCTGAGAATGATTGACCTCGACCCCGTAGAAACGCAATCGCCTGAACTCCTCGACGAACTGCTGTATCCCGATCACGAGAATCACATCGCGCATCGCTACGGCCGACGTATGGTGGCCCGCCTGGTCCGGGCGGGGACCAGCACGGAGCGGTTGACATTTCCGGAGCAGTCGGCCTGGGCGTTGGCTCCGGACCCGGACGGCATATTCGATAAGCCTTACGTCAAGCCGCTGCCGGCGCGTTCCCTGGAGCCGAAAGAAGTCCGCATCGCGGTCCGGGCTGCCGGAATGAACTTCTGGGACGTATTTCGTTCACTTGGCTTCATTGAAGAAGAGAACTTAGGAAAGGAGATGTGTGGCCACGTGCTTGATGTGGGTTCCGAGGTGTCAACCGTCTCGGTCGGCGATCACGTGGTTGGATTGGGGTTCGGCGGTGCGTTCGCAGCCGAAACGATCATACGGGAGGAACTGGTGGTGCCCGCGCCACCGGGAATCCCGGCGACGGGTCTCGCCACAGTGCCGAATGTGTACGTCTCAGCCGCGTTTTCGTATGAGCTCTCAGGACTGAACGCTGGCGACCGGGTGCTGATTCACGCGGGCGCCGGCGGTGTGGGACTCGCGGCTATCCAGTTGGCGCATGCCGCGGGCGCCGAGGTGTATGCCACGGCGAGTGAACTGAAGCGGCCCTATCTCCGCTCCATCGGCGTGGAGCATGTGTTCGATAGCCGTACGACAAAATTCGGGGAAGAGATCCTCGAGGCCACGGACGGCGCAGGAGTCGACGTGGTGCTGAACAGCCTGACGGGAGAGGGATTCATCGAGGCGAGCCTGTCATGCCTGGCACAGGGTGGCCGGTTTGTGGAATTGGCCAGGCGAGACATCCTGAGCGAGGAGGAGATGGCGGAAGTTCGTCCCGACGTTGCCTACTCCATCCTGGAGCTGGATGTTTTGAAGAAGACTGAGCCGGCTTGCGTCGGAAGAGTTTTCCAGGAAGTGATGGAGCGCATTGCGGCGGGAGAACTGAAACCCCTTATCCACAGCAGTTGGCCCCTAGCTGAAGCGGGGGCCGCGTTGAGATTCATGCGATCGGGTCGGCACATAGGCAAGATCGTTCTTACAAATTCGCCGCTGCAGACGGGACGGCTGCGGGAGGACAGAACCTACCTGGTGACCGGCGGCCTGGGCGGTATCGGGTGCGCCGTGGCCGGCTGGCTGGCGGATCACGGTGCTGGGACAATCGTGTTGAATGGACGACGGTCGCCGGACCCCGAGGTTGAAAAAGAGATCGACTCGTTGCGTGAACGCGGGTTCACGGTGAGGGTGGAACTGGCGGATGTGACGGATACCGCTGCCGTGGACGACATGCTGGGGCGGATGGATCGGGAACTGCCGCCGCTCGGCGGAGTGATTCACAGCGTGGGAGTGTTGTCGGACGCTTCGCTGTCGAACCAGAGTTGGGAGAGTTTCGAACAGGTGCTGTGGCCGAAGGTGCTGGGCGCTTGGCACCTGCACCGTGCGACGGCGGAGCGCGATCTGGAGTTCTTCATCCTCTTTTCGAGCCGAGTCGGCGTCATGGGCAATCCGGGCCAGTCAAACCACGCCGCGGCCAATGCGTTCCTGGACCAGCTCGCCGCCCACCGGCGGGCGGTGGGGCTTCCGGGACAGGCCATTGCCTGGGGGGCGTGGTCAGAGATCGGCGAAGCGGCGGAACAACGAGACCGGATTGAACGGCAACGATCGGCGCTCGGCGGCCGCTGGTTTACACCGCAGCAAGGTCTCAGGGCGTTCGACAGGCTGGTGCGCCAGGACGTAACGAATTCCGTGGTGATGTCTATGGACTGGGAAGTTTTCGAGGAGGCTGTCGAAGACCGTCCCTCCCTGCTAGAGGACCTGATTTCCACCAGCCTCAAGGCCGACACCGACTCGCCTGCTCAGACGGACGACCTGATGTCCAGGGTGCGGAAGACGACTGTGGCGGAACGCGAGGGTATGCTGGTGTCATTCCTGCAGGGGGAAGTGCAGGCAGTTCTGCGGCTGCCGTCGACGCCGACGCCAACGGTGGGGTTCTTCGATCTGGGGATGGACTCATTGATGGCAGTAGAACTGAGAAACCGGCTCAACCGGGCATTCGCGGGCGAGTATGTCGTCTCCAACACGGCCGTCTTCGACTACCCCGACATCACGACCTTAGCCCGCTATCTGGGGGATGAACTCGGTCAACTGGGCGGGGACGACGGGACGTCCCAGACACCCGAGACAGCCACGCCCGCACCGCGCGCCCCCGTCTCTACTGAGAATGACGACATAGCGATAGTCGGCATGGCGTGCCGTTTCCCGGGCGCGAAAAACCTTTCGGAATATTGGCATCTCTTGGAATCGGGCACTGACGCGGTAACCGACGGACGCCAGGCCGGCGATTCGCCGAGGAACGCCTTTGGAGACTCGAACTCCGAGAGCACCACCCACCTGCACGGCGCGTTTGTTGAGGATATCGAGTGGTTTGACTCACGCTTCTTCCGTATTGCGCCGATAGAAGCGCGGATGATGGACCCACGACAGAGAATGATGCTGGAGACGAGTTGGGAGGCTATCGAAGACGCCGGAATCGCTCCCGACAGCCTACGAGGCAGCCGCACCGGAGTGTATGCCGG comes from the Candidatus Dadabacteria bacterium genome and includes:
- a CDS encoding NADH-quinone oxidoreductase subunit N, giving the protein MNIQTLFESTLVILPECILILSGLLILICAPILKKRWKESLFLLAVLGTVASFILNFSRFSGTGSAFSGAIVIDSFSAYFNSIFLLAALATILFSKDHLKSRTQWLEEFYALVLFCTSGMMVLASSVELMTLFVGFEIMSIAIYILSGFKSRSLDSTESGVKYLILGGFSSAVLLFGIALLYGATGSTFLDEILRGSANLPMYICGAVFVAAGVIFKIGAVPLHQWVPDIYDGAPLTVTGYMSVAVKAAAFVLLLRIFLDFGPAFENYLTAAIQIAAVLTMVVGNIAAIYQKSIKRMLAYSSVAHAGYALVGVAAVLSDASVGSGSVLYYLFAYTFMNLGAFGILAYASREENDCDTFERISGLWSRKPATSLALGVFMFSLAGIPPTIGFFGKYRVFLAAVDANLTPLAVIGIITSVISAYYYLKVLVYAFMREDSYGASANKPLSGATIAVLTAATVFFGIFPLLSWDLAAQASNTLLAVIAF
- a CDS encoding DNA translocase FtsK, whose translation is MQKGKNSQGVFVDVMAVFFFALGVFTFVSLLVFSNLLEIDVKGAMGNAGLYVSGSLGSSFGTLSFVFPVLMFYASYVILRKQPAGKIYWKLFSTIIFLLSSTTLLGLVYGKSSLLGYSPAGGWLGLVISREFAQNILGTFGTYIIAIIIIFLSVIITTETKIASIVKIIRLLFSGVLKGVFAPIGALRRIATRRGTREKKKQGAPKATPSAAKAPPVAQKQEPDGKTDAEPQIVFTPPTPDNKTEPAPTVPENRWLDFSLPAIDLLDPKIDTSVEIDKEAMYHKATLIEEKLADFGVTGKVMEIRPGPVITMFEYKPAPGIKINRISSLEGDLAMGLKALSIRIIAPIPGKDVVGIEVPNESREIVVLRELFESSSFMAQKSMLTIALGKDISGKPRYMDLQTAPHLMIAGTTGSGKSVLLNAAITSLLYRATPYELKLIMIDPKMLELSIYEDIPHLLHPVVTESKKAVAALRWLVSEMDSRYSMLSEEGVRDIDSYNKKLETLEIEEKQLRWLPYIVVIIDELADLMMVSPTDVKDSIIRLAQKARAAGIHIIVSTQRPSADVVAGLIKANFPARISFLVSSKVDSRIILDTGGAETLLGKGDMLFLTSGGANLLRLQGALISDDERKRVTDFLRSQANPVYIEEITKDDSDDESSGVSEDEKDELYETALGIIAETGQASISMIQRRLKIGYNRAARIVEVMEKEGLIGPQGAAGKPREVYVDMIKADRGSSD
- a CDS encoding outer membrane lipoprotein carrier protein LolA, with protein sequence MKKIPLAAALLAVSILFITHPARTQDPTTVVSNIQKKYASINDLKSPFTQETRIKDLEEKISSSGKVWFKKPAMMKWQYEEPWKDTIVSDGKKVWYFDSQENQVAETEFDSVWTGSFGSYTVISILEDLDRLFDVRLGAGSTDEQGNILLDLKQKDQEQSKQVTIAVDPKTYALRKIIIGDVFGNTTIIELGTAEVNLGIPDSFFTFKKPAGAGTVTFP